The Fusobacterium polymorphum genome segment ATGTTGTAGAATTTTTAACTTATATATTGTTAACTTTGTTAAGTGGATTGATGTGTGTATTTAGTTTTACATATGTAATGTCTTCTTCAAAAATAACAGCTGCTTTAGAACTTTCTTATGGTTATATAAATTTTTCAATAGTTATAAGTTTTGCACTTATGACATTATATTCAATAATTTTTACAGTAGAAAGTTTTAAAAAAGCATTTTTAAGTAAAACTAATTAATAAGGGAGGACACATGGAAGCTTTATACCCAGTAATTGTATTATTTGTATTATTCTTTTTAAATATCCCTATAGCTTATGCTTTAATGGGATCAGCACTATATTATTTTATATTTTTAAATACAACTATGTCTATGGACATGGTTATACAACAATTTGTAACATCAGTAGAATCTTTCCCTTATTTAGCAGTACCATTTTTTATAATGGTAGGTTCTGTAATGAACTATTCAGGAATAAGTGAAGAGTTAATGAACATGGCAGAAGTTCTAGCAGGACATATGAAAGGTGGACTTGCACAAGTAAACTGTTTATTAAGTGCTATGATGGGAGGAATTTCAGGTTCTGCAAATGCTGATGCTGCTATGGAATCAAAAATATTAGTACCTGAAATGATAAAAAAAGGATTTTCAAAAGAATTCTCAGCAGCAGTTACAGCAGCATCTTCAGCTGTTAGTCCTGTTATACCACCAGGAACAAACTTAATTCTTTATGCTTTAATAGCTAATGTTCCTGTAGGAGATATGTTTTTAGCAGGTTATACACCTGGTATTTTAATGACACTTTCAATGATGATAACTGTTTATATAATTTCTAAGAAAAGGGGCTATGAACCTTCAAGAGAAAGAATGGCAAGACCTCTTGAAATAATAAAACAAGCTATAAAATCAATTTGGGCTTTAGCAATTCCTTTTGGAATTATAATGGGAATGAGAATAGGAATCTTTACTCCAACTGAAGCAGGAGGAGTTGCTGTATTTTTCTGTTTCTTAGTAGGTTTCTTTGTATATAAAAAACTAAAATTACATCATATTCCTATAATTTTAATGGAAACTGTAAAAAGTACAGGAGCAGTTATGATAATAATTGCTTCAGCAAAAGTTTTTGGTTATTATATGACACTTGAAAGAATACCACAATTTATAACTAATTCTTTAATGAATTTTACTGATAATAAATTAGTGTTATTAATGGTTATAAATTTACTTCTATTATTTGTTGGAATGTTTATAGAAGGAGGAGCTGCACTTGTTATTCTTGCTCCACTTTTAGTACCAGCAGTAAAAGCTTTAGGTGTAGACCCATTACACTTTGGAGTAATATTTATAGTTAACATAATGATAGGAGGATTAACTCCACCATTTGGTTCTATGATGTTTACTGTATGTTCTATTGTTGGTGTGCGACTAGAAGGATTTATAAAGGAAGTATGGCCATTTATAGTTGCTCTTTTAGTTGTTCTATTTGTAGTAACATACTCAGAATCAATAGCATTATTTATACCAAATTTACTAAGATAATATATAGCTTAATATAAAAGGAGTTGTCACAACTCCTTTTATATTAAAATTGGGAGGACTAATGAAAAAATTAGAAAATATTAAATGCTTTCTACTTGATATGGATGGAACTATTTATTTAGGAAATGAATTAATAGATGGAGCAAAAGAATTTTTAGAAAAATTAAAAGAAAAAAATATAAGATATATATTTTTGACAAACAATTCTTCTAAAAATAAAGATAGATATGTTGAAAAATTAAATAAATTAGGGATAGAAGCACATAGGGAAGATGTGTTTAGTTCAGGTGAAGCAACTACAATTTATTTAAACAAACAGAAAAAAGGAGCAAAAGTATTTTTATTAGGAACTAAAGATTTGGAAGATGAATTTGAAAAAGCTGGATTTGAATTAGTAAAAGAAAGAAATAAAAATATAGATTTTGTAGTTTTAGGTTTTGATACTACTTTAACTTATGAAAAATTATGGATAGCATGTGAATATATAGCAAATGGAGTAGAATATGTAGCAACACATCCTGATTTTAATTGCCCATTAGAAAATGGAAAATTTATGCCTGATGCTGGAGCAATGATGGCATTTATAAAAGCATCTACTGAAAAAGAGCCAATAGTTATAGGAAAGCCTAATAAACATATTATAGATGCAATTATAGAAAAATATAATTTAAAAAAATCTGAACTTGCAATGGTTGGGGATAGATTGTATACAGATATTAGAACTGGAATAGATAATGGTTTGACTTCAATTTTAGTTATGAGTGGTGAAACTGATAAGAAAATGTTAGAAGAAACTATTTATAAACCAGATTATGTTTTTGATTCAGTGAAAGAATTAAAAGAAAAAATAGAATAAAAGTTGAAAATATACTATAATATAAAAACAATTATATTTTTATGTTATTAGGAGGTAAAAAATGGATTTATTGAAACTTATGGGAGATAGATATACTTGTAGAAGATATTCAAATGAAGATGTTAAGGAAGAAGATTTAAATAAAATTTTAGAAGCAGGAAGAATAGCACCAACTTCTCATAATAATCAACCACAAAGAATTTATGTTGTAAGAAGTGAAGAAGCAAAAGAAAAATTGATGAAAGATTTCGCATACAATTATAAAGCTCCTTGTTATTTAGTTTGTGGTTACAATATTGATGAAGTATGGAGAAATGATTTAGATGGAGATAGAGAAAGTGGAGATATAGATGTTTCAATTGTTATAACTCATATGATGTTAATGGCTGAAGAACTTGGATTAGGTGCTTGTTGGATAGGGCGTATTACACCAGAATTAGTAAAGAAAAATTTAAATATACCTGAAAATGTAAAAGTTGTTGCAGTTCTTAGTCTAGGATATCATAGAGAAGATGATAGACCTTCTAAATTGCACACTATTCGTAGAAGTAATGAGGAATTAGTTAAATTTTTATAATAAGTACTTGATTTTTTTTAAAAATCAAGTATAATAAATACAACTAAGATAAAGGAGGTTACAAAATGAAAAAAATATCATTAGTTATTTTAGTGGTAGCAGGAATTCTAGTGGGATGTACTCATACAGAAAAAACTGCTTCAGGAGGAGCTATAGCAGGTGCTGGTGTAGGTGCTTTACTTGGTAATGATGCTAGATCTGCTGCTATTGGAGCTGCTATTGGAGGAGCTTTAGGAGCTGGAGCTGGAGAGTTAACAAAAAACAAATAAAAAAACAAAAAATGAAAAAGTTTAGAAAAAATTTATTGGGGGATTAATTTTTTATAATTAATTCCCTTTATTTTTTCAATAAAAAACCTCTCTTAATTTAGAGAGGCTTTTTATTTTTATTAAAGATTTTTATGATTACTTATTTTGTAATTGTTCTCCAGTATAAGTCCAATCAAATTCTACATTTTGAGTTTTGAAATATTCCTCAGCTGCTGCAACTCCACCATCTTTTGCTGCTGGAACTCCAGTTTCACTGTCTACATGTAGTAAGTAGTCAGTAGGTGCTTTAATTTCAAGTTGTAATTTATATTTTCCAATTGGAATTAATCCTTTTTTAATATTTATACCATAGTGAGCACCATCATCAGCATTCATTGGCATAAATGTTCCAGATGTTAATTCTTTTTTACCATCTTCAGACATAACTTTGTAGTTTACTGTTAAGTAAGCTGGCCAAATATCTTCTCCATCTCCAAATCCATATTTTTTAGCTGCTTCTGGTAATAAGTGGATATCAGCTTCCAAGTGCATATCAGATTCAGCTGCTGATGGTTGTTTTCCTTCAGGAATCATATCTACTGCTTGGAAGTAAACTGCTGCTACTTGATAAGGTCCTACAACTGTTTCATCAATAGGTACTTCAGCAAATCCTGATTCTCCAGGTTTTTCAGCTGGTGCTTCTGTTTTTGGAGCTTCAGCAGTAGCTGGTGCTTCTGTTGTTGCTGGTTGTTCAGCTGGTTTTGGTTCTTCTTTCTTTTCTCCACATGCAACTAGCCCTAAAACAAGTAAAGCTCCTAATAAAAATTTTAAATTTTTCATAATAAAATCCCTCCTAGAAATTTATAAAATTAATTAAATTTGAAAATATAGTAAAAAATTATTTATTTTCCTTTGCCAATGCTTCAGCTTCTTTTTTTGCTCTTTTTTCTTTGAAATAATTGTTTAAAAGCATCCAAGAAGAAGCAATTACTAACATAATTTGTGGTATTAAAGTTTCAGCTCTATCATAGATATTAAGCCAAGTATTTTGGTAACCATTCATAGCTGGTATAGTTGTACTTCCAGATATAACACCTGCTTCAGTAAGTTCCACAACTCCTTTTCCCATAAATGATATACATAATACAAATAAAAGAATACTTGTGAACATAAAGAATGGTTTTAATGGTAATCTTACTGTTGTATATCTAAATATTAAATATATAACAATTAAAACTATTGTTCCTACTAAGAAACCATAAAAAGCATATAATTTGTTAGTCTGACCACCTGTTAACATAGCTTTATAGAATAGAACTAATTCAGCACCTTCTCTTACAACCGCTAAAAATGCAGAAAAGATTAATGCTCTTCCACTGTTTTGGTCAATAGATTTTTGAACTTGGGATTTTATATATCTTGACCAAGCTTGTTCTTCTGAACGAGATAATATCCAGTTACTTACCCAGAATAAAACAGCAACAGCTAGGAACATTGTAATTCCTTCCATCAATTCTTGTCCAACTCCTCCAAGTAACCAATCTATTAAGAATGCTAATAAGAAAGAACAAATAACCCCAAATGCCATTCCTATATAAACTTGTTTACATAGTTTTTGATTTCCAGTTTTAACCAAGTAAGCAATAATTGCAACAACAACTAATATTGCTTCTAATCCTTCTCTTAAAAGTAGTCCAAATGAACCACCAAATGATTTTAACTTAATTGTTGTTTCATCTCCAACAACAGCTTGTTCATTACTAAATACTTTCATTCCTAAATCATCTGGATCATCTACTGAAGCTGCTCCATCAAGTACCATAGCATCTTTATATACCTTCATTGCAAGAGTATCTATTTCCTTATCTAGTTCTTCAACATTTCCTTGAATATTTCCTTTTAAAGTATGTTTTATTCTACGAAATGTTGCTTCAATTTCATTTACTCTTTTTGCTGCAATGTTAACCATTACATTTTTTTCAAATCCTTGGACTTCATAATACCCAAAGTATGCTCTATTCATTGCATTATAGGCTTCATCATTATTACCTTCTTCAATAAATTTTTTAGCAGCTTGGAATTCAATATTCATATCCTTAGCAACATCCTGCCAAGTATCATATTTTTTCTTTTGAGCTGCTTCTACATCTATAGAAGAAAATGAAATAAATAAGCCAAAAACAAAAATAAAAGCAAACAAAGATTTAAAATAATTTTTCATCTTTTTCACCTCTAAAATATTTAGCTCTTTACAGAACTTTATTACATTTATATAATATATCAAACATCTTTAAAAGTCAATATATTTACTATACAAAATATTTCTTTTTGTAATATTTTTTTAAAAAATAGATAGACATTTTTTATAATTTATAATATATTATAAGTTATAAAAAATATTTTTTGAAAAAATAATAAGGGGGAAAAAATGCAAGAAGCATTAAGAAAATTTTTTAACTTTGAGGAGTATGAAACCAATTTTAAAAAAGAAATTATTGCAGGAACTACAAATTTTTTGACAATGGCTTATATTTTGGGAGTAAATACTATAATATTAAGTTCAGCTGGAATGGATTTTAACTCTGTATTTTTAGCAACAGCAATTTCATCAGCAATAGCTTGTTTTGTAATGGGACTTGTTGCTAATGCACCTTTGGGACTTGCACCAGGTATGGGTTCAAATTCGTTTTTTACATTTATTGTTGTAAAATTATATGGTTATTCTTATCAAGAAGCATTGGCTATGGTTTTTGTATCAGGAACATTATTTTTACTTCTTTCAGCAACTGGAATAAGAGATAAAATTATTAATTCTATACCAGAAAATTTAAAACAGAGCATAGGAGCAGGGACAGGATTTTTTATAGCCTTAATAGGTTTAGTAAAAGCAGGTATAGCAGTTTCACATCCAGCAACCCTTATAACATTAGGAAACTTTAAAAATCCTACTGTGCTACTTGCAGTGTTTGGATTACTTTTAACAATAATTTTGATGAGTAGAAAGATTGATGCAGCAGTATTTTTTGGACTTTTAATAACTGCTATTGTAGGAATTATCCTAGGTAGATTTGGAGTTGAAGGAATGCCAAAATTCTCAAATGAGATTATAAAAGTAAATACTTCACTAAATCATTTTGGAGATTTTTTCTATGGATTAAAAAGTTTAATTTTAAAACCTAAATCAATATTTTTAATATTTACTTTCTTCTTTGTTGATTTTTTTGATACAGCAGGAACATTAGTTGCTATAACAAATAAAATTACATCAAAGACTGGAAAAAATTATCAAATGAAGAAAATGTTATTTTCTGATGCAGTGGGAACAGTTGTAGGAGCTGTACTAGGAACTTCAACAGTAACTACTTTAACAGAATCTACAAGTGGAGTTGCAGCAGGTGGAAGAACAGGATTTACAGCAATAACAACTGGAATTTGGTTTTTAATAGCTTCAATATTTACACCTCTTGTAGCAATAGCTTCACCAATAGAAGTGGGAGGAATGTTTTTTGAACCAGTTATAGCACCTTCACTTATCTGTGTTGGAATACTTATGGCAACTCAACTTTCAAGTATAGATTGGCATGATTTTACAGCAGCTTCTGCAGGATTTGTAACTATAATGATAATGATAGTTGGATATTCAATTCCTGATGGTATAGCAGCAGGATTCATTGTTTATGTATTTTCAAAATTATTTACAAAAAATATAAAAGATATAACTCCTAGTGTATGGGCAATGTTTGTCTTATTTGTTTTACATTTTGCATTAAAATAGAAATAATAATTTTACTAACTGATTATAAAAAATTCATAATCAGTTTTTTTATTTTAATTAAATAATGCAAATGAGAGGATAATTTGATATAATATTTATAAATTTAGACTAGGGAGGAAATATAAACTATGAAAAATTTAATAAAAAAAATTAATAGAATTTTTCAAGATTATATGAGAGAAAAAAGATTAAAAATAGGTAGATATATTTGGGATAGAAAAAAAAAATCTAAAATAATAGAGGGAGATAATTTTTTAAAAGACAATAATATTAAATCTATACTTTTTTTAAGATATGATGGAAAAATTGGAGATATGATAGTGAATTCACTAATATTTCGTGAAATAAAAAAAGTATATCCAGATATAAAAATTGGAGTTGTGGCAAGAGGAGCTGCAATAGATATAATAAGAGAGAATCCCAATGTTGATAAAATTTATGAATATTATAAGGATAGAAAGAAAATTAAAGATTTAGCTTTAAAAATAAAGGAAGAAAAATATGATTTATTAATTGACTTTTCAGAGATGTTAAGAGTCAACCAAATGATGTTGATAAATTTATGTGGGGCTAGAACTAATATTGGACTTGATAGGAAAGATTGGGAATTGTTTGATTTATCAATTGAAAGTGGTAAAGATTTTAAATGGACAGAACATATAACAAATAGATATTTAGCTTATTTAATAAAGTTAGGATTAAAAAAAGAAAATATAGATATTTCTTATGATATTTATTTAAAAGATGAAAAAAAATATGAAGATTTTTTTAATGAAATAAAAGAAAATAAAAAAATAATTTTAAATCCTTATGGTGCAAGTAAACATAAAAGTTTTAATATAGAAACTTTGGAAAATATTATAAATTATCTAAAAGATAAGGATATAGCCATTATTTTAACATATTTTGGAGATAAATATAAAGAATTAGAATTTTTAGAAAAAAAATATAAATATGTTTATATACCAAAAAAAATAGAAAGTATTTTAGATACTGCTATTTTAATAAAAAAAAGTGATTATGTCATAAGTCCAGATACTTCAATAGTTCATATAGCAAGTGCTTTTAATAAAAAAATGATAATAGTTTATCCACCAAAAGGTGGAAAATATGGTGTTGACCATTTAGTGTGGGCACCAAAATCTGAATATAGTAGAGTTATTTTTTGTAAAGACAAAATAGGAACTTATGATGAGATTGATATAAACACTTTTAATTTTGATGAAATGAAAGAAGAAATCTTAAAACTGATAAATAATTCAGATTAAATGGAGGAACAATGTATAATAACAGTGAATTGAAAAAAATTCAACAAAAGAAACTTGAAATTTTAATAGATATAGCAAAATTTTGTAATGAAAATAAAATAAGATATTGGTTAGATTCAGGAACACTTTTAGGTGCAGTAAGACATGGTGGATTTATACCTTGGGATGATGATATAGATATTATAATTATACAAGAGGATGCTAAATTTTTAAAAGAAAATTATAAAAGTGAAAATTTTGAAATTGTAAATACTAATGAGGAAGGAATAAATTTCTATAAAGTTATTTCAAAAAAAGAACAAGTTCAAGTGGGAAATAGTATTGCTGAATTAGATATTGACATTTTCTTAGTCACTTATTATCCAGATTCTTTAAAATTAAAATTTTGGAATTCTTTTTTTCATTTAAAGAAAAATAGGATAGATAGATTTTCTTTTTCATTATTTTTTACCAATATTTTAATTAATTTAAAGAGAAAATTAGAAAAGACAAAATTATTTAACTATAAGAATATTGAAAAGAAAATATCTTATATTCTTGATGAAGCTAAAAAGAAAAATAAATCTATGCCAAATATTGCATATACACCTGATTGTGGTTTTTATTTAATTATTTGGAGAGAAGATGAGATATTTCCTCTAAAAAAAATGAAATTTGAAGGAATAGAATTTAATATTCCTAATAATTATGATACTTATCTAAAAAAAATGTATTATAGCTATATGGACTTGCCTCCAAAAGAAAAAAGAATTCCAGATCATTATCAAGATAAAGAATTAAAATTAATAGAAAAGTAAAAAGGGAGAACTTTATTATGGAGAAAAAAATGATTAATTTTACTGTTGGTCCAGTTCAAATGAGTAAAAAAATTAGAGATATAGGTCAAAGAGAAATCCCATATTTTAGAACAGAAGAATTTTCTAAAATTATGAAAGAAAATGAAAAAATGATATGTAGTTTAGCAGAAGCAGATGATAAATCCAAAGCTCTTTTTTTAACAGGTTCTGGAACTTCTGGAATGGAAGCAACCATTTTAAATTGTTTCTCAAAAGAAGATAAAGTTTTAATAATAAATGGTGGAAGTTTTGGTCAAAGATTTGTAGATATATGTAAGGTTTTGGATATACCTTTTTATGAAATAAAATTAAACTATGGAGAAATTTTAACAGAGCAAGAGCTTGAAAAATATTCAGATAAGGGAATTAGTGGACTCTTAGTAAATGCACATGAAACATCTACTGGAATATTGTATGATATGAAAATGATTAGTAAATTTTGTAAAAAAAATAATATATTTTTTGTTGTAGATTCCATCAGTTCTTTTATTGCAGATGAATTATCATTTTTAAATTTAGGTATAAATGTTATGATAATAGGTTCTCAAAAAGCCTTGGCTCTCCCACCAGGATTAGCTATATTGATATTATCTGAAAAAGCAATTACAAGAATAAAAAACAATAAGGTTAATAGTTTATATTTTGATTTAAAAATTGCTTTAAAAGATAACCAAAATGGGCAAACACCATTTACACCAGCTGTTTCAATCCTATTGCAATTGCATGAAAGATTAAAAGATATATTAGAAGAAGGAATAGAAGTGGAAAGGGCTAAAATAAAAGAATTAAAATTAGATTTTATAAATAGAATAAAAAATTTACCTTTAAAGATTTTTTCAAAAAATGCTTCAAATGCAATGACAGCAATAGAAACTAAAAATGTGTCAGCATATAGTATTTTTTTAGTTTTAAAAGATGAATATAATATCTGGGTTTGTCCTAATGGAGGAGAACTTAAAGAAAAAATATTTAGAGTAGGACATATTGGTCAACTATCAATTTCAGATAATGATAAATTAATTGAGGCATTGAATGATATAAATAAAAGGGGGCTATTATGAAAGCATTATTATTGGCAGCTGGGAAAGGAACTAGAATAAGTAGATACTTAGGAGGAAATCCAAAATGTACTGTAAATATTGGAGATGAAATATTAATTCATTATACTGTTTCATTATTAAAAAAGAAAGGAATAAATGATATTGGAATTGTAGTCGGTTACCAAGATGATGTTATAAAAGAGGTTTTATCTGATGAAAAAGCAATTAACTTTTTCTATAATCCTTTTTATGAAATAACTAATAGTTTAGCTTCTGCTTGGTTTGCTAGAGATTTTATTGATGATGATATGCTCATAATGAATGCAGATGTTTTTTTAGAAGAAGCACTATTAGATGATATTTTAAGTTGTAAAATAAGTCCTGTATTATTTTCAGATGAAACAAGAAAAGAGGAAGCTGACTTTAAATTATTCTATAAAGATGGATTGCTAATTGATTATGGAAAAGAGTTAGAAGTAGAAAGAACCACAGGAGAATATATAGGAGTTGTAACTTTTAACAAGAGTTTTGTAGAAACTTTTAAAACAAATATGTGCAAGATGATAAGAGAAAAAAAATATTCTATGTGGTGGGAAAATATTTTGTATGAATTAATAGGAAAACAAGATATCAATGTTCAGAATATAGAAAATAGATTTTGGGCAGAAGTGGATTATATCGAGGATTATGAAAGAATTTTAAAATTTAGAAAGTATAATATAAATTACAATATAGCCATAGAAAAGAAAAAATAAGGAATAATATGAAAAAAATACTCTTTAAAAGTGGAAGTACTATGATGGGAGGACTTGAAAAAGTTCAAATTGAATATATAAAT includes the following:
- a CDS encoding TRAP transporter large permease; amino-acid sequence: MEALYPVIVLFVLFFLNIPIAYALMGSALYYFIFLNTTMSMDMVIQQFVTSVESFPYLAVPFFIMVGSVMNYSGISEELMNMAEVLAGHMKGGLAQVNCLLSAMMGGISGSANADAAMESKILVPEMIKKGFSKEFSAAVTAASSAVSPVIPPGTNLILYALIANVPVGDMFLAGYTPGILMTLSMMITVYIISKKRGYEPSRERMARPLEIIKQAIKSIWALAIPFGIIMGMRIGIFTPTEAGGVAVFFCFLVGFFVYKKLKLHHIPIILMETVKSTGAVMIIIASAKVFGYYMTLERIPQFITNSLMNFTDNKLVLLMVINLLLLFVGMFIEGGAALVILAPLLVPAVKALGVDPLHFGVIFIVNIMIGGLTPPFGSMMFTVCSIVGVRLEGFIKEVWPFIVALLVVLFVVTYSESIALFIPNLLR
- a CDS encoding HAD-IIA family hydrolase, with translation MKKLENIKCFLLDMDGTIYLGNELIDGAKEFLEKLKEKNIRYIFLTNNSSKNKDRYVEKLNKLGIEAHREDVFSSGEATTIYLNKQKKGAKVFLLGTKDLEDEFEKAGFELVKERNKNIDFVVLGFDTTLTYEKLWIACEYIANGVEYVATHPDFNCPLENGKFMPDAGAMMAFIKASTEKEPIVIGKPNKHIIDAIIEKYNLKKSELAMVGDRLYTDIRTGIDNGLTSILVMSGETDKKMLEETIYKPDYVFDSVKELKEKIE
- a CDS encoding nitroreductase family protein → MDLLKLMGDRYTCRRYSNEDVKEEDLNKILEAGRIAPTSHNNQPQRIYVVRSEEAKEKLMKDFAYNYKAPCYLVCGYNIDEVWRNDLDGDRESGDIDVSIVITHMMLMAEELGLGACWIGRITPELVKKNLNIPENVKVVAVLSLGYHREDDRPSKLHTIRRSNEELVKFL
- a CDS encoding YMGG-like glycine zipper-containing protein, with product MKKISLVILVVAGILVGCTHTEKTASGGAIAGAGVGALLGNDARSAAIGAAIGGALGAGAGELTKNK
- a CDS encoding iron transporter is translated as MKNLKFLLGALLVLGLVACGEKKEEPKPAEQPATTEAPATAEAPKTEAPAEKPGESGFAEVPIDETVVGPYQVAAVYFQAVDMIPEGKQPSAAESDMHLEADIHLLPEAAKKYGFGDGEDIWPAYLTVNYKVMSEDGKKELTSGTFMPMNADDGAHYGINIKKGLIPIGKYKLQLEIKAPTDYLLHVDSETGVPAAKDGGVAAAEEYFKTQNVEFDWTYTGEQLQNK
- a CDS encoding FTR1 family iron permease → MKNYFKSLFAFIFVFGLFISFSSIDVEAAQKKKYDTWQDVAKDMNIEFQAAKKFIEEGNNDEAYNAMNRAYFGYYEVQGFEKNVMVNIAAKRVNEIEATFRRIKHTLKGNIQGNVEELDKEIDTLAMKVYKDAMVLDGAASVDDPDDLGMKVFSNEQAVVGDETTIKLKSFGGSFGLLLREGLEAILVVVAIIAYLVKTGNQKLCKQVYIGMAFGVICSFLLAFLIDWLLGGVGQELMEGITMFLAVAVLFWVSNWILSRSEEQAWSRYIKSQVQKSIDQNSGRALIFSAFLAVVREGAELVLFYKAMLTGGQTNKLYAFYGFLVGTIVLIVIYLIFRYTTVRLPLKPFFMFTSILLFVLCISFMGKGVVELTEAGVISGSTTIPAMNGYQNTWLNIYDRAETLIPQIMLVIASSWMLLNNYFKEKRAKKEAEALAKENK
- a CDS encoding NCS2 family permease, coding for MQEALRKFFNFEEYETNFKKEIIAGTTNFLTMAYILGVNTIILSSAGMDFNSVFLATAISSAIACFVMGLVANAPLGLAPGMGSNSFFTFIVVKLYGYSYQEALAMVFVSGTLFLLLSATGIRDKIINSIPENLKQSIGAGTGFFIALIGLVKAGIAVSHPATLITLGNFKNPTVLLAVFGLLLTIILMSRKIDAAVFFGLLITAIVGIILGRFGVEGMPKFSNEIIKVNTSLNHFGDFFYGLKSLILKPKSIFLIFTFFFVDFFDTAGTLVAITNKITSKTGKNYQMKKMLFSDAVGTVVGAVLGTSTVTTLTESTSGVAAGGRTGFTAITTGIWFLIASIFTPLVAIASPIEVGGMFFEPVIAPSLICVGILMATQLSSIDWHDFTAASAGFVTIMIMIVGYSIPDGIAAGFIVYVFSKLFTKNIKDITPSVWAMFVLFVLHFALK
- a CDS encoding glycosyltransferase family 9 protein; amino-acid sequence: MKNLIKKINRIFQDYMREKRLKIGRYIWDRKKKSKIIEGDNFLKDNNIKSILFLRYDGKIGDMIVNSLIFREIKKVYPDIKIGVVARGAAIDIIRENPNVDKIYEYYKDRKKIKDLALKIKEEKYDLLIDFSEMLRVNQMMLINLCGARTNIGLDRKDWELFDLSIESGKDFKWTEHITNRYLAYLIKLGLKKENIDISYDIYLKDEKKYEDFFNEIKENKKIILNPYGASKHKSFNIETLENIINYLKDKDIAIILTYFGDKYKELEFLEKKYKYVYIPKKIESILDTAILIKKSDYVISPDTSIVHIASAFNKKMIIVYPPKGGKYGVDHLVWAPKSEYSRVIFCKDKIGTYDEIDINTFNFDEMKEEILKLINNSD
- a CDS encoding LicD family protein, producing the protein MYNNSELKKIQQKKLEILIDIAKFCNENKIRYWLDSGTLLGAVRHGGFIPWDDDIDIIIIQEDAKFLKENYKSENFEIVNTNEEGINFYKVISKKEQVQVGNSIAELDIDIFLVTYYPDSLKLKFWNSFFHLKKNRIDRFSFSLFFTNILINLKRKLEKTKLFNYKNIEKKISYILDEAKKKNKSMPNIAYTPDCGFYLIIWREDEIFPLKKMKFEGIEFNIPNNYDTYLKKMYYSYMDLPPKEKRIPDHYQDKELKLIEK
- a CDS encoding pyridoxal-phosphate-dependent aminotransferase family protein, producing MEKKMINFTVGPVQMSKKIRDIGQREIPYFRTEEFSKIMKENEKMICSLAEADDKSKALFLTGSGTSGMEATILNCFSKEDKVLIINGGSFGQRFVDICKVLDIPFYEIKLNYGEILTEQELEKYSDKGISGLLVNAHETSTGILYDMKMISKFCKKNNIFFVVDSISSFIADELSFLNLGINVMIIGSQKALALPPGLAILILSEKAITRIKNNKVNSLYFDLKIALKDNQNGQTPFTPAVSILLQLHERLKDILEEGIEVERAKIKELKLDFINRIKNLPLKIFSKNASNAMTAIETKNVSAYSIFLVLKDEYNIWVCPNGGELKEKIFRVGHIGQLSISDNDKLIEALNDINKRGLL
- a CDS encoding phosphocholine cytidylyltransferase family protein gives rise to the protein MKALLLAAGKGTRISRYLGGNPKCTVNIGDEILIHYTVSLLKKKGINDIGIVVGYQDDVIKEVLSDEKAINFFYNPFYEITNSLASAWFARDFIDDDMLIMNADVFLEEALLDDILSCKISPVLFSDETRKEEADFKLFYKDGLLIDYGKELEVERTTGEYIGVVTFNKSFVETFKTNMCKMIREKKYSMWWENILYELIGKQDINVQNIENRFWAEVDYIEDYERILKFRKYNINYNIAIEKKK